Sequence from the Maribellus comscasis genome:
TCGATGCTTGGTTATTTGCCGCAGGATTTCAGTTTTTTTTCAAAATTAAAAACATACGAATTTTTAGACTATACAGCCCGTTTAGCCGGTATGAAAAACGGTTCGGTTCGCAGAAATGCAGTAGATCAAATGTTAGAAGAAGTGGGCCTGTTTGAAGCAAGAGATAGAAATGCCAACAAACTTTCAGGAGGTATGAAAAGACGGCTTGGAATCGCACAGGCGCTTATTAACGACCCAAAAATTATTATCGTTGATGAACCTACCACCGGTCTTGACCCTGAAGAACGTATTCGTTTCCGAAATCTGCTTTCGAATATCAGTACCCGCGATGTAGTGATTATTTTGTCAACACACATTGTAGGAGATATTTCAAGTACCTGCGACAATATGGCTTTATTAAACAGAGGGCAACTTGCTTTTTCCGGTTCACCTGAACAGCTTGTAAAACAAGCCGAAGGAAATGTCTGGCTCATCAAAGCCACTGAAACTGAGTATATGGAGATTAATGAAAAATACCCGGTGATTTCAACTATTCCTGTTGCTTCAGGATGGGAAGTGCAGGTTGTTTCTGAAGATATTAATGGTTACGAAGGCGAACAAATTGCCCCCAACCTTGAGCACGCGTATGTACATTTTATGGAGAATAAATTAAACCAGTGGTCTAATGCTTAACAGATAATAATTAAGAAAGATGATTTCATTACACAATATATTTTCAATTGCCAAATATGAGCGTAAAACACTGCTCCGAAGCTGGTTCTTCAGGATCTTTAGTATTTTATCGCTTTTGGTGTTGTTTGGAATAAATTTCGGCATGGTAATAGAAGGTGGCGGCGGCGACGGATGGGCCATTCGAAGTATTCCAAGTGCAATCCCTTACTTTAACTTGCTGATTTTGAATGTTGCACAGGCGGTAATTGCTGTTTTTTTGGCTTCCGATTTTTTAAAGCGCGACAAAAAGCTGGATACTACCGAGGTTATTTATATGCGCTCGATGACCAACAGCGAATATGTTATTGGAAAAACATGGGGAAACCTTCAGGTATTTTTAGTATTAAACATTGTGGTTGTTGGCATGGCCCTTATTTTTAATATGTTGGCCCAGGAAACTTCGGTAAGCTGGATTTCTTATGGTTTTTATCTCGTAGCGGTAAGTGTTCCAACCCTTCTTTTTATAATGGGATTGTCTTTTCTTTTAATGAGTGTCATTCGTAACCAGGCAATTACTTTTGTTTTGATTCTGGGGTATATCGGAATAACTTTGTTCCTGCTTCAGGCGAAATATTATTACCTTTTTGATTACATGGCATATAACATCCCGATGTTAAATTCTGACATTGTTGGTTTTGGCAATATCGATATTATACTTAATCACAGGGGGATTTACTTTTTTCTTGGAGTTGGTTTTATCTTTCTCACAATTTTTCTATTAAAACGACTTCCTCAGTCGGAAGCCATGACATATATTTCATTAATTTTTAGTGTCGTTTTTATCGGAGCAGGCGGTTATCTGGCCTATCGGCATGTCGATGAGTTTAAACAAACTGAAAAATTTCGTGCAGAGGTAGTTGAACTCAATAACCAGTATGTGAAAGAGAAGATTCCGGTTATTTTATCCAATGCCATTGATTTAAAACACCAGGGAGAAACCATTGACGTTGTATCGGATATTACGATAAAGAATGAAAACAATGTTCCTTTAAACAAACTGATTTTTAATTTGAACAGTGGATTGAGAATTGAGAGTATTCAATTAAAAGGAAAAGAAACATCTTTTAGTCGTGAAAAACATTTGGTTTTTATTTCGGAGAATGTAAATCTTCAACCGGGGGAAGAAGCAAAAATAAAATTTAATTATTCCGGAAAAATTAATGAAGCGCTCTGTTATCTTGATATTGATGAAGAAACCATTCAGGAGAAGTATGGAAAATTTGTAATAAATGTAGATAAAAGATATGCTTTTCTTACTCCACAATATGTTTTGTTAACACCCGAAGCGAATTGGTATCCGGGAACAGGAGTAACATACAGCTCGGAAGATGTTAGCTGGAATCATAACCAGTTTGTAAATTACAATTTGAAAGTCAATACAACTCCCGGGTTACAAGCAATCTCTCAGGGAAAAATTAATGAAGTTGCAGCCGGACAATTTACGTTTGAAAATGAACATCCATTAACCCGGCTTTCCCTTGCCATCGGAAATTATGAGTATTTGAAAATGGAAATGGATAGTTTAGAATATGGAGTTTGGCTGATGGACGGGCATAATTATTTTTCTGAGGCATTTAACGAAATTAAGGATACAATTCCAAGTATAATTAACGAGCAGCTTGAGGATTTTGAAAGGACATATAATCTTGAATACGCTTTTGAAAGACTGGCTTTGGTTGAAGCACCTGCTCAGTTCAAAACTTATCCACGCTCCTGGACTTCATGTCAGGAATATGTACAGCCTGAACAAATACTTATGCCTGAAAAAGGTTTTATGTTACGCGACGCAGATTTTGAAGGCTCAAAAAAGAGGATAGAACGCTGGGGGAATCGTGGGCGTGGAGGTTCGCAAACCCCGGAGGATATACAAATGCGCGTTTTGGGGCAATTTTTAAGATCATTTACCGAAGAAGAGCAGACCGATTTTAGAGGTGGCCCAGGAGGAGGAACAGTAACTACAACTGCAAGTCCCTATTTTGCTTTCCCACTTTTTTACAATTTTCAAAATAATATTCAGTCTGACACATGGCCCATTACCAACCGTGTGTTTGAAGCTTATCTTAAAAACCAGGAAGTGGACATGAGATCAGTATTTATGCGCGATATGTCTGGAATCAGTGAAGACGAAAAAGCCAATATTGCTTTGCAGGACAGTACATTTGAGGAAATTTTGGCCGATGTAAACCAAAAGGCTATCATTGATAATGTGATAAAATTAAAGGGAGATGCCCTTTTTTCTAAGATTCAGTATGAAGCAGGTATGGAAGAATTTGCAAAGTTCCTGCAAAGTGTTCTCAAAGAATACCGGTTTAAAAATATTTCATTTGAAGATTTTGATCAAAGAATTAAAAACGAATTTGGAATCGAATTGATACCAATAATGGACGATTGGTTCAAAGCCAAGGAGTTACCTGGCTTTTTGATTTCTCCGATTACCGCTGTTAAGGTCAAATCAGGTGAAATGATGCGGACAATGATAAAGTTTAAAACAACAAATTTTTCTGACACAGAGGGTCTGGTTAAAGTAATTTTTCGTTTGGGAGGCGGTGGAGGCCCCGGTTTTGGTCCTCCCGGAGGCGACGATTTAATCAATAAACTTATTTATCTTGAGCCACACCAGACAAAAGATATAAGTTATCTGTTGAATTCGGAACCTCGGATGGTTATGATTAATACAATGACCTCGCAGAATATTCCACAGGTGATTACCGAAGGATTCCGTGATGTTGAAGAAGATTTGAAAGCCAATCCTTTTGAAGGTGAATTGGTAACCGATGTTCCGGTGCAAACTTCATTGCCTAATGAAACTGTTGTTGATAACGAAGACCCGCAATTTGAGGTAACAAGCAACAAGAAAGTCAGTCTTCTGGAAAAATGGATAATCGATGAAGAAGAAGGAGGATCAAAATACCAGGGAATGAATAACTGGCGTCCGCCGACCATCTGGACCGCGATTACCAATACTGATTTTTACGGCACTTATGTTCGTTCCGGATATTATATAAAAAGTGGCGATGGCTCCCAAATAGCCAAGTGGCATGTGCCTGTTAAAAAGCCCGGATATTACGATGTGTATTATTATCTTTATAAATCGAGAGGTTTTAGAAGGGGGCCGGGAGGAAGAGATCGTGAGCAGGGAGAGTATCATTTTACTATATATACAGATGAAGGCCCGGAAGAACAATCCTTAGGTATTCAAAATGCAGATGAAGGCTGGAACCATCTTGGGGCGTTTTATTTCACGTCGGACACGGCACTGGTCGAACTTTCCAACAAGTCGCAGGGTAGAGTCGTTTTTGCTGATGCCGTAAAAATAGTTGAGCTTTAAAACAATTAAATCAAAGAAATAAATAAATCAAAAATGAAAGTATTACACAATCTTGCAATCCTGGGGCTTTTATTGGTTTTTAGTTTTATGGAACTAAAAGCACAGGAGGCTTTAACACTTGAAAAAGCTTTGCAGTATGCAGAAACGGAAAGCCCCGATATTAAACAATCGTTGCTTAATCTTACCCGCTACCAGAAGAACCTTGAAGCACAGCGGGCAGCTTTAAAATCAAGGTTTTCTTTAGATGTTAATCCACTCAATTTTAGCAGAAGCAGGATGTTCGATAGCAGGGTTTCAGAATGGTACACCAACGAAAATTTGCAAACCAGCAGTTTGTTTACAGTTGCGCAGCCTATTCTAATTACTGATGGTACAATCTCTTTGAATAATGAGTTTGGCTGGCAGAAAAGTTTGTCTGATGCGAACGATTCAGAAAGTAAAGTTTTTTACAACAATTTATATCTGAATTTTAATCAGCCTCTCTTTACATATAACCGGTTAAAACTTCAGTTAAAAGAACTGGAACTAAATTTTGAAAATGCCAATATCAGTTACGCTATGCAGAGATTGAACCTGGAGAGGAACGTAACAGATTATTTTTATAATGTTTATTTGGCTCAAATGAACCTCGATATTGCCAGAGACGAACAGGAAAATACACAAACCAGTTACAATATCATAAAAAATAAAGTTGATGCCGGTTTGGCAGCTAAAGAAGAGTTGTACCAGGCTGAATTAAACTTAGCCCAGTCTAAATCCTCAGTTCAGGATGCTGAAGTAACATTTGAAAATGCAAAAGACCAGTTAAAACTGTATCTGGGTATGGATTTATATACAGATATACTGGTTTTGGCTGATGTTGAAGCAAATCCGGTTAATGTTGATCTCGAGAAGGCGATTGAAAATGGTTTGTCTTCAAGAATGGAACTCAGGCAACGTGAAATAGATATTGAAACAAGTCAGTTTGCCATGATTGAAACAAAAGCGTTAAACGAATTTGAGGGCTCGTTAAACGTAAGATACGGAATAACCGGCGATAACGGAAATCTTACTCAGGTGTACGATAATCCAACAAAGAGTCCTTCAATAGCGCTTTCCTTTAGTATTCCACTTTTCGACTGGGGGGAAAGAAAGGCCAGAATTCAGGCTCAGGAAGCAGCTATTCAAGCTGAACAACTGAATTACGAAGATCAGCAAAATGAAATTATCATTGGTATTCGGCAGGCGTTCCGTAATTTGCAAAACCAGT
This genomic interval carries:
- a CDS encoding ABC transporter ATP-binding protein, with the translated sequence MHIKIENLNKVYPNGYYAVKNLNLEIPNGMFGLLGPNGAGKSTLMRILVTLMKPSSGKVTFDGYDLSKNRREIRSMLGYLPQDFSFFSKLKTYEFLDYTARLAGMKNGSVRRNAVDQMLEEVGLFEARDRNANKLSGGMKRRLGIAQALINDPKIIIVDEPTTGLDPEERIRFRNLLSNISTRDVVIILSTHIVGDISSTCDNMALLNRGQLAFSGSPEQLVKQAEGNVWLIKATETEYMEINEKYPVISTIPVASGWEVQVVSEDINGYEGEQIAPNLEHAYVHFMENKLNQWSNA
- a CDS encoding xanthan lyase, whose protein sequence is MISLHNIFSIAKYERKTLLRSWFFRIFSILSLLVLFGINFGMVIEGGGGDGWAIRSIPSAIPYFNLLILNVAQAVIAVFLASDFLKRDKKLDTTEVIYMRSMTNSEYVIGKTWGNLQVFLVLNIVVVGMALIFNMLAQETSVSWISYGFYLVAVSVPTLLFIMGLSFLLMSVIRNQAITFVLILGYIGITLFLLQAKYYYLFDYMAYNIPMLNSDIVGFGNIDIILNHRGIYFFLGVGFIFLTIFLLKRLPQSEAMTYISLIFSVVFIGAGGYLAYRHVDEFKQTEKFRAEVVELNNQYVKEKIPVILSNAIDLKHQGETIDVVSDITIKNENNVPLNKLIFNLNSGLRIESIQLKGKETSFSREKHLVFISENVNLQPGEEAKIKFNYSGKINEALCYLDIDEETIQEKYGKFVINVDKRYAFLTPQYVLLTPEANWYPGTGVTYSSEDVSWNHNQFVNYNLKVNTTPGLQAISQGKINEVAAGQFTFENEHPLTRLSLAIGNYEYLKMEMDSLEYGVWLMDGHNYFSEAFNEIKDTIPSIINEQLEDFERTYNLEYAFERLALVEAPAQFKTYPRSWTSCQEYVQPEQILMPEKGFMLRDADFEGSKKRIERWGNRGRGGSQTPEDIQMRVLGQFLRSFTEEEQTDFRGGPGGGTVTTTASPYFAFPLFYNFQNNIQSDTWPITNRVFEAYLKNQEVDMRSVFMRDMSGISEDEKANIALQDSTFEEILADVNQKAIIDNVIKLKGDALFSKIQYEAGMEEFAKFLQSVLKEYRFKNISFEDFDQRIKNEFGIELIPIMDDWFKAKELPGFLISPITAVKVKSGEMMRTMIKFKTTNFSDTEGLVKVIFRLGGGGGPGFGPPGGDDLINKLIYLEPHQTKDISYLLNSEPRMVMINTMTSQNIPQVITEGFRDVEEDLKANPFEGELVTDVPVQTSLPNETVVDNEDPQFEVTSNKKVSLLEKWIIDEEEGGSKYQGMNNWRPPTIWTAITNTDFYGTYVRSGYYIKSGDGSQIAKWHVPVKKPGYYDVYYYLYKSRGFRRGPGGRDREQGEYHFTIYTDEGPEEQSLGIQNADEGWNHLGAFYFTSDTALVELSNKSQGRVVFADAVKIVEL
- a CDS encoding TolC family protein; this encodes MKVLHNLAILGLLLVFSFMELKAQEALTLEKALQYAETESPDIKQSLLNLTRYQKNLEAQRAALKSRFSLDVNPLNFSRSRMFDSRVSEWYTNENLQTSSLFTVAQPILITDGTISLNNEFGWQKSLSDANDSESKVFYNNLYLNFNQPLFTYNRLKLQLKELELNFENANISYAMQRLNLERNVTDYFYNVYLAQMNLDIARDEQENTQTSYNIIKNKVDAGLAAKEELYQAELNLAQSKSSVQDAEVTFENAKDQLKLYLGMDLYTDILVLADVEANPVNVDLEKAIENGLSSRMELRQREIDIETSQFAMIETKALNEFEGSLNVRYGITGDNGNLTQVYDNPTKSPSIALSFSIPLFDWGERKARIQAQEAAIQAEQLNYEDQQNEIIIGIRQAFRNLQNQLNQIGIARQNETNAQLTYEINQERYENGDLTGMDLNLYQQQLSEMKVAYAQALINYKIELLNLKIQSLYDFQTNEAIIPTELYINEEK